A genomic window from Anoplolepis gracilipes chromosome 6, ASM4749672v1, whole genome shotgun sequence includes:
- the LOC140666950 gene encoding odorant receptor 4-like isoform X2, whose protein sequence is MTEDWNYCGDSGVELHETARKAKLSSHICNGLIILHTIAALAYVIGILLADADVTDRTTELPLMMKMEYPFVMDTLRKYRLVLATQFVYVMACSLGAGLFNAVFLTLTLHLGGQINILTSWLMEAGSIEIARMTKIIQKHQKIISFSEKIENLYSYIALLQFASNTVMICSLAFLIVTAIGSPDATEQIMRSLLFYAVTNLEAFIFCFSGEYLSNKSTAIGNAVYNSGWYDMKAADSRILMFIILRSQRKLKFTAGKMMDLSLESFTNIMKASGSYLSVLLAMK, encoded by the exons ATGACAGAAGACTGGAACTATTGCGGTGATAGTGGTGTTGAGTTGCATGAAACGGCACGCAAAGCAAAACTATCGAGCCATATTTGTAATGGGCTAATTATTCTTCATACAATTGCCGCGCTTGCATACGTCATTGGTATTCTCCTGGCCGATGCCGACGTCACTGATCGAACGACTGAGCTGCCCCTCATGATGAAAATGGAATATCCCTTCGTTATGGACACGCTACGCAAGTACAGACTGGTGTTAGCTACGCAATTTGTGTACGTGATGGCGTGCAGTTTGGGGGCTGGTTTATTCAACGCCGTGTTTTTAACTCTG actCTACATTTAGGTGGTCAAATAAACATCTTGACCTCCTGGCTAATGGAAGCTGGATCAATAGAGATCGCTCGAATGACGAAAATCATTCAAaaacatcaaaaaattatcagcTTCTCGGAAAAGAttgaaaatctttattcgTACATTGCTTTATTGCAATTCGCATCGAATACAGTGATGATTTGCTCATTAGCATTCCTCATTGTCACT GCAATCGGCAGTCCCGATGCCACCGAACAAATAATGAGAtcccttttattttatgctgTAACAAATCTTGAAgcgtttatattttgtttttccgGGGAATACCTGAGCAACAAG agCACTGCAATCGGAAATGCGGTGTACAATTCTGGTTGGTACGATATGAAGGCCGCAGACAGTcgtattttaatgtttataattttgaggtcacaaagaaaattaaagttCACGGCTGGCAAAATGATGGATCTCTCCTTAGAATCCTTTACtaat ATCATGAAAGCCTCAGGATCCTACTTGTCAGTACTGCTGGCGATGAAATGA
- the LOC140666952 gene encoding odorant receptor 4-like: MKVENIISRILKICLQIFGIWPDSSCVLLSRIFWIISLIIEQIFQYQYIIIHFYSTELFEVMSMLSEAMSYSTVLMKLLIFWYKQRTFNSILMMMANDWEKYSNSEFNMFTMTCHVVVKHTDDKASNISTRPLVINMNLPFDFNRTYVYELTIIIQFIHVMLCTLLLGTLNSLLISLILHLGGQIDILCGWLTEIFPMNKKSNSNFFMVKKIIKKHQQIIAFSEHIEDLFSNIALVLFVSDTLIICCLGFVIIMSVGTPDAVKIIIRTLLFYFAMNMEAFVFCFAGEYLNSKSNSIGNAAYNSFWYESNSKNSRIILLLQMRSQKQLAITIGKIMNLSLERFSSIIKASASYISVLLAMS, translated from the exons atgaaagtagaaaatataattagtcgaatattaaaaatttgtcttcAAATTTTTGGCATCTGGCCGGACTCATCATGCGTCTTGTTAAGCAGAATTTTCTGGATTATTTCGCTTATAATCGagcaaatttttcaatatcaatatataataatacatttctatTCTACCGAGCTTTTCGAGGTAATGAGCATGTTAAGTGAAGCAATGTCATACTCAACAGTATTAATGAAACTTCTAATTTTTTGGTATAAACAGAG GACATTTAACAGCATATTAATGATGATGGCGAATGATTGGGAAAAGTATTCCAATTCGGAATTCAATATGTTCACGATGACATG CCATGTTGTCGTGAAACACACAGATGACAAAGCTTCCAATATTTCCACGCGACCGCTCGTTATAAACATGAACTTACCATTTGACTTCAATCGAACATACGTATATGAGTTAACTATAATTATTCAGTTTATTCATGTAATGTTGTGCACCCTTCTGCTCGGAACTTTAAATTCTCTACTGATAAGTTTA ATATTGCACTTAGGTGGTCAAATCGATATTCTTTGCGGATGGCTGACGGAAATTTTTCCAATGAACAAGAAAAGCAATTCGAATTTCTttatggtaaaaaaaataataaagaaacatcAGCAAATCATCGCCTTTTCAGAGCATATCGAAGATCTGTTTTCAAATATCGCGTTGGTGCTATTCGTGTCAGATACTTTAATTATCTGTTGTTTGGGTTTTGTAATAATCATG TCAGTTGGAACGCCCGATgctgtgaaaattattataagaacaCTCTTATTTTACTTCGCTATGAATATGGAAGCGTTTGTATTCTGTTTTGCtggagaatatttaaattctaag AGCAATAGTATAGGGAATGCTGCATATAATTCATTCTGGTACGAatcaaattctaaaaatagtCGAATTATATTGTTGTTGCAAATGAGATCACAAAAGCAATTAGCTATTACAATAGGAAAAATCATGAATTTGTCTTTAGAACGATTTAGCAGT attataaaagcTTCGGCCTCATACATTTCAGTTCTACTTGCAATGAGTTAG
- the LOC140666950 gene encoding odorant receptor 9a-like isoform X1, which translates to MTSGRTINRTIKLLLTAFGVWPGISCVLLYRVFWIITLAINQFFHYRYFVTHFHVDNLFNLMDCLSSFLAHVKLTCKIIIFSLKQREFTGILTTMTEDWNYCGDSGVELHETARKAKLSSHICNGLIILHTIAALAYVIGILLADADVTDRTTELPLMMKMEYPFVMDTLRKYRLVLATQFVYVMACSLGAGLFNAVFLTLTLHLGGQINILTSWLMEAGSIEIARMTKIIQKHQKIISFSEKIENLYSYIALLQFASNTVMICSLAFLIVTAIGSPDATEQIMRSLLFYAVTNLEAFIFCFSGEYLSNKSTAIGNAVYNSGWYDMKAADSRILMFIILRSQRKLKFTAGKMMDLSLESFTNIMKASGSYLSVLLAMK; encoded by the exons ATGACCAGTGGACGTACAATTAATCGCACGATAAAACTTTTGCTCACTGCATTCGGTGTCTGGCCAGGTATATCATGCGTTTTATTGTACAGAGTGTTTTGGATAATTACGCTAGCGATCAATCAATTCTTCCATTACCGGTATTTTGTAACACATTTCCATGTCGACAATCTTTTCAACTTAATGGACTGTTTGAGTAGCTTCTTGGCACACGTAAAGTTGACctgtaaaatcattattttctcgTTAAAACAAAG AGAATTTACCGGAATTTTGACGACGATGACAGAAGACTGGAACTATTGCGGTGATAGTGGTGTTGAGTTGCATGAAACGGCACGCAAAGCAAAACTATCGAGCCATATTTGTAATGGGCTAATTATTCTTCATACAATTGCCGCGCTTGCATACGTCATTGGTATTCTCCTGGCCGATGCCGACGTCACTGATCGAACGACTGAGCTGCCCCTCATGATGAAAATGGAATATCCCTTCGTTATGGACACGCTACGCAAGTACAGACTGGTGTTAGCTACGCAATTTGTGTACGTGATGGCGTGCAGTTTGGGGGCTGGTTTATTCAACGCCGTGTTTTTAACTCTG actCTACATTTAGGTGGTCAAATAAACATCTTGACCTCCTGGCTAATGGAAGCTGGATCAATAGAGATCGCTCGAATGACGAAAATCATTCAAaaacatcaaaaaattatcagcTTCTCGGAAAAGAttgaaaatctttattcgTACATTGCTTTATTGCAATTCGCATCGAATACAGTGATGATTTGCTCATTAGCATTCCTCATTGTCACT GCAATCGGCAGTCCCGATGCCACCGAACAAATAATGAGAtcccttttattttatgctgTAACAAATCTTGAAgcgtttatattttgtttttccgGGGAATACCTGAGCAACAAG agCACTGCAATCGGAAATGCGGTGTACAATTCTGGTTGGTACGATATGAAGGCCGCAGACAGTcgtattttaatgtttataattttgaggtcacaaagaaaattaaagttCACGGCTGGCAAAATGATGGATCTCTCCTTAGAATCCTTTACtaat ATCATGAAAGCCTCAGGATCCTACTTGTCAGTACTGCTGGCGATGAAATGA
- the LOC140666954 gene encoding odorant receptor 4-like yields the protein MKVKNVISLPIEICLRIFGIWPDSPCILSRRIFCIIALVIEQILQYQYIIIHFYSVELFEIMDIIGETMAYTIVLFKIVILWYKQRTFNKILRMMAIDWEKCSSSEVSRFTMTWNAKLSRRFANLSLTLYVVAVIFHCSHIVVKHTDNDKASNTSMRPLVMNMDLPFDFNLKYVYELTIMIQLIHIMLFSCANGLVNALLINLILHVGGQIDILCKWLTEIFPIKEKRNSNLFVIKKVIKKHQQIITFSEHIEDLYSNIALTLFVSDTLIICCLGFVLVVSVGTPHATNIIIRTLLFYFVMNMEAFVYCFAGEYLSNKSKNIGDAAYNSFWYESSSINSRIILLVVIRSQKQLNITIGKVANLSLERFSSILKASASYISVLLAMG from the exons atgaaagtaaAAAACGTAATTAGCCTACCAATAGAAATCTGCCTTCGAATTTTCGGCATCTGGCCGGACTCGCCATGCATTTTGTCACGCAGAATTTTCTGCATCATTGCGCTTGTAATCGagcaaattttgcaatatcaatatattataatacatttttattctgtcGAGTTGTTTGAAATAATGGATATAATAGGTGAAACAATGGCATATACCAtagtgttatttaaaattgtcattttatGGTATAAACAGCG AacatttaataagatattgaGAATGATGGCGATTGATTGGGAAAAGTGTTCTAGCTCGGAAGTCAGTAGGTTCACGATGACATGGAATGCCAAGCTGTCCCGACGTTTCGCTAACCTGTCACTGACTCTTTATGTGGTGGCTGTAATTTTTCACTGTAGCCATATTGTCGTGAAACACACAGACAATGACAAAGCTTCCAATACTTCCATGCGACCGCTTGTTATGAATATGGATTTACCATTTGATTTCAACCTAAAATACGTATACGAGCTAACCATAATGATTCAACTTATTCACATAATGTTATTTTCCTGTGCAAATGGTCTTGTAAATgctttattgataaattta ATATTGCATGTAGGTGGTCAAATCGATATTCTTTGCAAATGGTTAACGgaaatttttccaataaaagAGAAACGCAATTCGAATctctttgtaataaaaaaagtaattaagaaACATCAGCAAATCATCACCTTTTCAGAGCATATTGAAGATCTATATTCTAATATCGCATTGACGCTATTCGTGTCAGATACTTTAATTATCTGCTGTTTAGGTTTTGTATTGGTCGTG TCAGTTGGAACGCCCCATGCtacgaatattataataagaacaCTCTTATTTTACTTCGTTATGAATATGGAAGCGTTTGTGTACTGTTTTGCCGGagaatatttaagtaataag aGTAAGAATATCGGAGATGCTGCGTATAATTCATTCTGGTATGAATCAAGTTCTATAAATAGTCGAATTATATTGTTGGTCGTAATAAGATCACAaaagcaattaaatattacaattggaAAAGTCGCAAATTTGTCTTTGGAACGATTTAGCAGT atTCTAAAAGCTTCAGCCTCGTATATTTCTGTTCTACTTGCGATGGGTTAA